The following proteins are encoded in a genomic region of Verrucomicrobiia bacterium:
- a CDS encoding HU family DNA-binding protein: protein MAKPLTKSQLAASLADKVGLTKKQASEVLAVLTEMAYKHAKDTFTLPGIGKLVLVNRKARQGRNPKTGETIKIPAKKVVKFRVAKAAKDAILGHK from the coding sequence ATGGCGAAACCTTTGACCAAATCACAACTGGCTGCGTCCCTGGCTGACAAGGTGGGGCTGACGAAGAAGCAGGCCTCCGAGGTGCTGGCGGTGCTGACCGAGATGGCGTACAAGCACGCCAAGGACACCTTCACCCTGCCCGGGATCGGCAAGCTGGTGCTGGTGAATCGGAAGGCCCGGCAGGGGCGCAATCCGAAGACCGGCGAGACCATCAAGATTCCCGCCAAGAAGGTGGTGAAGTTCCGGGTGGCCAAGGCGGCGAAGGACGCGATCCTCGGTCACAAGTGA
- a CDS encoding methyltransferase domain-containing protein: MRRLVPQDAWPESWRRSHDYDRLEIHGERPRCGYARAYAERRRHTLELVARAAPPPATLLDVAAAQGNFTLALAELGYQVTWNDLRGELAGFVRLKQTAGTVRFAPGNAFELGLRDAFDIVLITEVIEHVAHPDAFLRHAAALVRPGGHLVMTTPNGRYFRNRLPRFSNHPNPATFEDRQFQPDADGHIFLLHPDEIPPLAAAAGLDLLELRLFGCPLTHGALGTEPCLRFLPNSAIQTVERLVTHLPLLLRQRLCLSLAALLQRPGPGRDSV, translated from the coding sequence ATGCGTCGCCTCGTCCCCCAGGACGCCTGGCCGGAAAGCTGGCGACGCAGCCACGACTACGACCGCCTCGAAATCCACGGCGAACGCCCCCGGTGCGGCTATGCCCGCGCCTATGCCGAACGCCGCCGCCACACGCTCGAACTGGTCGCCCGCGCCGCCCCGCCCCCAGCCACCCTCCTCGATGTCGCCGCCGCCCAGGGCAACTTCACCCTCGCCCTCGCCGAACTCGGCTACCAGGTGACCTGGAACGATCTCCGCGGGGAACTCGCCGGCTTCGTCCGCCTCAAACAAACCGCCGGCACGGTCCGCTTCGCCCCGGGCAACGCCTTCGAACTGGGCCTTCGCGACGCCTTCGACATCGTCCTCATCACCGAGGTCATCGAACACGTGGCCCATCCCGATGCCTTCCTCCGCCACGCCGCCGCCCTCGTCCGGCCCGGCGGCCATCTCGTCATGACCACCCCCAACGGTCGCTACTTCCGCAACCGCCTCCCCCGCTTCTCCAATCATCCCAATCCCGCCACCTTCGAAGACCGGCAGTTCCAACCCGACGCCGACGGCCACATCTTCCTCCTCCACCCGGACGAAATCCCGCCCCTCGCCGCCGCCGCCGGACTCGACCTCCTCGAACTTCGCCTCTTCGGCTGCCCCCTGACCCACGGCGCACTGGGCACCGAACCCTGCCTCCGGTTCCTCCCCAACTCCGCCATCCAGACCGTCGAACGTCTCGTCACCCACCTCCCGCTCCTCCTCCGTCAGCGCCTCTGTCTCTCCCTCGCCGCCCTCCTGCAAAGGCCGGGCCCGGGCAGGGATTCTGTCTGA
- a CDS encoding 2-dehydropantoate 2-reductase → MEGFPGTGRPRIAVVGCGALGSYYGACLARSGLDVRFLLRSDYEAVRRDGVRIESAHGGSFTVRPGVAREAGEIGPCDLVVIGLKTTANGELGRLVSPLVGPGTALLTLQNGLGNEEALARLFGAERVLGGLCFVCLNRTAPGVVRHLAHGRIVMGEMGRAATERAATVAGWFRAGGVPCEVTDHLEAAHWEKLVWNIPFNGLGVAGAAGYESVLAGRRMGTGPLGACLATDVLLAEARWLALVRELMEETLRAARAQGLGVPESAAGEQIERTRQMGAYRASTLIDFERGLPLERESLFGEPLRRARAHGVEAPRLAALHALLGELEQERTRAGKAVDQ, encoded by the coding sequence ATGGAGGGATTTCCCGGGACCGGACGTCCGCGGATCGCGGTGGTGGGCTGCGGTGCGTTGGGGAGTTACTACGGCGCATGCCTGGCGCGGAGCGGGCTGGATGTCCGGTTTTTGTTGCGGTCCGACTACGAGGCGGTGCGACGGGACGGAGTACGGATCGAATCAGCGCACGGGGGGAGTTTCACGGTACGGCCCGGGGTGGCGCGGGAGGCCGGAGAGATCGGGCCGTGCGACCTGGTGGTGATCGGGCTGAAAACCACGGCCAACGGGGAGCTGGGTCGCCTGGTGTCGCCGCTGGTGGGGCCGGGGACGGCGCTGCTGACGTTGCAGAATGGATTGGGCAACGAGGAGGCGCTGGCCCGGTTGTTCGGGGCGGAGCGGGTGCTGGGGGGGCTGTGTTTCGTCTGCCTGAACCGGACGGCGCCGGGGGTGGTGCGGCATCTGGCGCACGGGCGGATTGTGATGGGAGAGATGGGACGCGCGGCGACGGAGCGGGCGGCGACGGTGGCGGGATGGTTTCGGGCGGGGGGTGTTCCCTGCGAGGTCACGGATCACCTGGAGGCGGCGCACTGGGAGAAGCTGGTGTGGAACATTCCATTCAACGGGCTGGGGGTGGCTGGCGCGGCGGGGTACGAGAGTGTCCTGGCGGGGCGGCGGATGGGAACGGGACCGCTGGGGGCGTGCCTGGCGACCGACGTGTTGCTGGCGGAGGCGCGGTGGCTGGCATTGGTGCGGGAATTGATGGAGGAGACCCTCCGGGCGGCGCGTGCGCAGGGGTTGGGCGTGCCGGAGTCGGCGGCCGGGGAACAGATCGAGAGGACGCGCCAGATGGGGGCTTATCGGGCTTCGACGCTGATCGACTTCGAGCGGGGACTGCCGCTGGAACGGGAGAGCCTGTTTGGCGAACCCCTGCGACGGGCGCGGGCGCACGGGGTGGAGGCGCCGCGACTGGCGGCGTTGCACGCGCTGCTGGGGGAGTTGGAGCAGGAACGGACGCGGGCCGGGAAGGCTGTGGATCAGTAG
- a CDS encoding tandem-95 repeat protein: MGWTTAWWRAVLVLGMGLLVWRGADGDSLGAVRSTVYVAVPAAGVEGGEEAWGWAVPDEVVVRLRPEAGRAGRAIPAGLGGQVRWVVPRRGGQVAVLGGREGRLAEELAVVRLPAGTELGEAVRALSEHPSVAWAEPNWRLRTAVEPGGVTPSDFEFARQWALENTGQTGGVPGADIGARAAWEVTTGSSNVVVAIIDTGIDRFHPDLAPNLWRNAREVAGNGLDDDGNGYVDDVHGYDFVSRDGDPMDDNLHGTHVAGILGAVGDDENGVAGVAWSVRLMGLKAFDETGSGTLDHTIEAIAYAVSMGANIINASWGTTVRSRALDEMVEGAVARGVVFVAAAGNNGNETRFFPAAVPEAVAVGATTDRDESANFSNHGDFVDLVAPGEAIHATVPNAAWSTLSGTSMAAPHVSGAVALLLSVAPDLTPGQVRTILRSTADELPLDRYTGAGRLNAARVVGVREALPEAGIDMPAEWSGRLAVRGVAGGHRFAEYRLEIGAGRRPLEWTLLRRGTQPAAVGVLMEDFDTSDFDDGEYTVRLEVENHAGQVARERKGVTIRNVRMASPRNNDVLRWGEWVEIRGSVAGDGRVFEVAWGLGHQPAEWRTDGVALQGAGLGPRVDGVLARWDSRVVPADAFVTFRLTAMREGRWVGESQARAVHWSGAMREGWPRLLPFEDEFPVGHWREFAVADLNGDGRQEVVLVDHGEPGGRPPRLMAIGADGTVRWARDLPGGAPEYDVPVIGDLEGDGLMEIFVDTGDGGWIQGFRSDGEPLGGDWPVAPGGTHFGKLLADVTGDGRLELVALASPPPDLVSDPRRTLVVLDAGGRVLERWSVAGCAEHEINVPELRPAVANLDDDTALEIVVVDGCQSVSAFKLGRAGEPLWTAHTDAWLVASPVVGDLDGDGREEVILGGVARARGQPGGLYVFDREGRRRPGWPVLTGQSFHVSAALADLSDDGRLEIVVPSWDSGSLHVLRDDGFELLGWPVRNESQGAVRSGAVVGDIDGDGVPDVVLATPGFWLQVVINGDTTRSGGVRAWRADGSPIDLQPGRPAAGLVMETAAGATWHRYPAAVLADLDGNGRLDVVAASVQDREYSATPPVARAKMRSSLYAWELPAAVTSDTLPWPAAHGGPARTGRFHRPPPPNQAPVAQPLPHQTIDLGGTFRAIPLDRYVRDPDHPVSALEWRVVDDGGLRVTVETGRVLRVDPPRDGWEGRGTVVLAVRDPAGAEVQVAAGYAVVAGFRPPVAFPDSAATWEEEPLTLDPAANDVSPSGLPLRVTGVSRPGNGVAEVLADGRVRYTPAVDFFGVDTFEYTVTDGEGGWATGEVEVLVINVNDPPRPEPVRLVLDEDTRVEFDPLENDSDPDGDPLILVSIGTPEAGTLTALGDTRFLYVPPTNYHGQQRFFYVVGDPHGATATGEVAILVQPVNDAPVARDQVVTVNRNRSVDVFYDAEDVDGDPLTFTILEGPEHGILLAYPTLAHYEPGRGFVGTDRFTYRVSDGIESVGPVTVTLVVVDANNPPDVEPVDTVTAVDQPIRVGLAVWDVDGDPFTVRMTLAPAHGETRWEGTNVTYTPLPGYVGTDRFGYRASDGMDESAEAVVTIRVTDENTPPRAVSEVLTVGRNRTTSIQLKATDAENNPLRFEVVEFPTYGRIEGTPPAIEYAPLTGFRGVDRLQFTASDWEQTSEVATVHLLVRDPNTLPVVTNQTVRVRRDEAVSFRLAATDADGHPLEAAILKGPRFGRLYGSGIDFTYGPQAGYEGSDSFTYRVWDGYALSAEARVTMVVEAPRPAWVRLGGAALEDGELELRIEASPGALVRIETSEDLERWTVRVVLPVSEGSLRWRDGEGAGEAMRFYRVGVEGAGFGP, encoded by the coding sequence ATGGGCTGGACGACTGCCTGGTGGCGGGCGGTGTTGGTCCTGGGGATGGGGCTCCTGGTGTGGCGCGGGGCGGATGGCGACAGTCTGGGCGCGGTGCGGAGCACGGTGTATGTGGCGGTGCCGGCGGCCGGGGTGGAAGGAGGAGAGGAGGCCTGGGGATGGGCGGTGCCGGACGAGGTGGTGGTGCGGTTGCGCCCGGAGGCGGGCCGGGCAGGTCGGGCCATTCCGGCGGGATTGGGGGGGCAAGTGCGTTGGGTGGTGCCGCGCCGGGGGGGCCAGGTGGCGGTCCTGGGGGGGAGGGAGGGGAGGTTGGCGGAGGAGCTGGCGGTGGTGCGACTGCCGGCGGGGACGGAGCTGGGGGAAGCGGTGCGGGCGTTGTCGGAGCATCCCTCGGTGGCGTGGGCGGAGCCGAACTGGCGACTGCGGACCGCGGTGGAGCCCGGGGGGGTGACGCCGAGCGATTTCGAGTTTGCGCGGCAGTGGGCCCTGGAGAACACGGGGCAAACGGGCGGGGTTCCCGGGGCGGACATTGGGGCGCGGGCCGCGTGGGAAGTGACGACGGGGTCTTCGAACGTGGTGGTGGCCATCATTGATACGGGGATCGACCGGTTCCATCCGGATCTGGCGCCGAACCTGTGGAGGAATGCCCGGGAGGTGGCGGGGAACGGTCTGGACGACGACGGGAACGGATATGTCGATGATGTGCACGGGTACGATTTTGTGAGCCGGGATGGCGACCCGATGGATGACAACCTGCACGGGACGCATGTGGCGGGGATTCTGGGGGCGGTGGGGGACGACGAGAACGGCGTGGCGGGCGTGGCGTGGTCGGTCCGGTTGATGGGACTGAAGGCCTTCGACGAGACCGGGTCGGGGACATTGGATCACACCATCGAGGCCATCGCGTATGCGGTGTCGATGGGGGCGAACATCATCAATGCGAGCTGGGGGACGACGGTCCGGTCGCGGGCGCTGGACGAGATGGTGGAGGGGGCTGTGGCGCGGGGGGTGGTGTTTGTGGCGGCGGCGGGGAACAACGGGAACGAGACGCGGTTTTTTCCGGCGGCGGTGCCGGAGGCGGTGGCGGTGGGGGCGACCACCGACCGGGACGAATCGGCGAATTTCTCGAACCATGGGGATTTCGTGGATCTGGTGGCGCCGGGTGAGGCGATCCATGCGACGGTGCCGAACGCGGCGTGGAGCACGCTGAGCGGGACTTCGATGGCGGCGCCGCATGTGAGCGGGGCGGTGGCGCTGTTGTTGTCGGTGGCACCCGATCTGACCCCCGGGCAGGTGCGGACGATTCTGCGAAGCACGGCGGACGAGTTGCCGTTGGACCGGTACACGGGGGCGGGGCGGCTCAATGCGGCGCGGGTGGTGGGGGTACGGGAGGCATTGCCCGAGGCGGGGATCGACATGCCGGCCGAGTGGTCCGGGCGGCTGGCGGTGCGGGGGGTGGCGGGGGGGCATCGATTCGCGGAGTACCGGCTGGAGATCGGGGCGGGTCGGCGGCCTTTGGAGTGGACGTTGCTGCGCCGGGGAACGCAGCCGGCGGCGGTCGGGGTGTTGATGGAGGATTTCGACACCAGCGATTTCGACGACGGCGAGTACACGGTGCGCCTGGAGGTGGAGAATCATGCAGGACAGGTGGCGCGGGAGCGGAAAGGGGTGACGATCCGGAATGTGCGGATGGCGTCGCCGCGGAACAACGATGTGTTGCGATGGGGCGAGTGGGTGGAGATCCGGGGGAGTGTCGCCGGGGACGGACGGGTCTTCGAGGTGGCGTGGGGGTTGGGGCATCAGCCGGCGGAGTGGAGGACGGACGGGGTGGCATTGCAGGGGGCGGGCCTGGGTCCGCGGGTGGACGGGGTGCTGGCCCGGTGGGACAGCCGGGTGGTCCCGGCGGATGCGTTTGTGACCTTTCGACTGACGGCGATGCGGGAGGGGCGATGGGTGGGCGAGTCGCAGGCCCGGGCGGTGCATTGGTCGGGGGCGATGCGGGAGGGCTGGCCGCGGCTGTTGCCATTCGAGGATGAGTTTCCGGTGGGACACTGGCGGGAGTTTGCGGTGGCGGATCTGAATGGGGACGGGCGGCAGGAGGTGGTGCTGGTGGACCATGGCGAGCCGGGTGGGCGGCCGCCCCGGCTGATGGCGATCGGGGCGGACGGGACGGTGCGCTGGGCGCGGGATCTGCCGGGTGGCGCTCCGGAGTACGACGTGCCGGTGATTGGGGACCTCGAGGGGGACGGGTTGATGGAGATCTTCGTGGACACGGGAGACGGTGGGTGGATCCAAGGGTTCCGGTCGGACGGGGAACCGCTGGGTGGAGATTGGCCGGTGGCGCCCGGGGGGACGCATTTCGGGAAGTTGCTGGCCGACGTGACGGGCGACGGCCGGCTGGAACTGGTGGCGCTGGCGAGTCCGCCGCCGGATCTGGTGAGCGATCCGCGGCGGACGCTGGTGGTGCTGGATGCCGGGGGACGGGTGCTGGAGCGCTGGAGCGTGGCCGGGTGCGCCGAGCACGAGATCAACGTCCCGGAGCTGCGACCGGCGGTGGCGAACCTCGACGACGATACGGCCCTTGAGATCGTGGTGGTGGACGGGTGCCAGTCGGTCAGTGCCTTCAAGCTGGGGCGGGCTGGGGAGCCGCTCTGGACGGCGCACACCGACGCCTGGCTGGTGGCGTCTCCGGTGGTTGGGGATCTGGACGGCGATGGCCGGGAGGAGGTGATCCTTGGAGGCGTGGCGCGGGCGCGGGGCCAGCCGGGCGGGCTCTACGTCTTCGACCGCGAAGGTCGGAGACGGCCGGGCTGGCCGGTGCTTACCGGGCAATCGTTCCATGTCAGCGCCGCCCTGGCGGATCTGAGCGACGACGGGCGGCTGGAGATCGTGGTGCCGAGCTGGGATTCGGGAAGTCTTCACGTGCTGCGGGACGACGGGTTCGAATTGCTGGGATGGCCGGTGCGGAACGAATCGCAGGGGGCGGTGAGGTCGGGGGCGGTGGTGGGGGACATTGATGGGGACGGGGTGCCGGATGTGGTGCTGGCGACGCCGGGATTCTGGCTGCAGGTGGTGATCAACGGGGACACCACACGGTCTGGCGGGGTGCGGGCATGGCGGGCGGACGGGTCGCCCATCGATCTGCAACCCGGCCGGCCGGCGGCGGGACTGGTGATGGAGACGGCGGCGGGGGCGACCTGGCACCGGTATCCCGCGGCGGTGCTGGCCGATCTGGATGGGAACGGGCGGCTGGATGTGGTGGCGGCGAGCGTGCAGGACCGCGAGTACTCGGCCACGCCGCCGGTGGCACGGGCCAAGATGCGATCGAGCCTGTATGCGTGGGAACTGCCGGCGGCGGTGACGTCGGACACGCTGCCCTGGCCGGCGGCGCATGGCGGCCCCGCCCGCACGGGCCGGTTCCATCGTCCGCCGCCCCCGAACCAGGCTCCGGTGGCGCAACCGCTGCCGCATCAGACCATCGATTTGGGCGGTACGTTCCGGGCCATTCCGCTGGACCGGTATGTGCGCGATCCGGATCACCCGGTCAGTGCCCTGGAATGGCGGGTGGTCGATGACGGGGGCCTGAGGGTGACGGTGGAGACGGGACGGGTGTTGCGGGTCGATCCGCCGCGTGACGGGTGGGAGGGCCGTGGGACCGTGGTGCTGGCGGTGCGGGACCCGGCGGGGGCGGAAGTGCAGGTTGCCGCGGGATATGCGGTGGTGGCCGGGTTCCGGCCTCCGGTGGCCTTCCCGGACAGCGCGGCGACCTGGGAGGAGGAGCCCCTGACTCTGGATCCGGCGGCGAACGATGTCTCGCCCTCCGGGCTGCCGCTGAGGGTGACCGGCGTGAGCCGGCCCGGGAACGGGGTGGCCGAGGTGCTGGCGGACGGGCGGGTACGGTACACGCCGGCGGTGGATTTCTTCGGGGTGGACACCTTCGAGTACACGGTGACGGACGGGGAGGGAGGCTGGGCGACGGGGGAGGTGGAAGTGCTGGTGATCAATGTGAACGATCCACCGCGGCCCGAGCCGGTGCGTCTGGTGCTCGATGAGGACACCCGGGTGGAGTTCGATCCGCTGGAGAACGACAGCGACCCCGATGGGGACCCGTTGATTCTGGTCTCGATCGGCACGCCTGAGGCGGGAACCCTGACCGCTCTTGGGGACACGCGATTCCTCTATGTGCCACCCACGAACTACCACGGACAGCAGAGGTTCTTTTATGTCGTCGGGGACCCGCACGGGGCGACGGCAACCGGGGAGGTGGCGATCCTGGTGCAGCCGGTCAACGACGCACCGGTGGCGCGGGACCAGGTGGTGACGGTGAACCGCAACCGGTCGGTGGATGTGTTCTACGACGCGGAGGATGTGGACGGGGACCCGCTGACGTTCACCATCCTCGAGGGTCCCGAGCATGGCATCCTGCTGGCATATCCGACCCTGGCCCACTACGAACCCGGGCGCGGTTTTGTGGGGACCGACCGCTTTACCTACCGGGTTTCGGATGGGATCGAGAGTGTCGGGCCGGTCACGGTGACGCTGGTGGTCGTGGACGCCAACAATCCGCCGGATGTGGAGCCGGTGGACACCGTCACGGCGGTGGACCAGCCGATCCGGGTGGGGCTGGCGGTGTGGGATGTGGACGGGGATCCGTTCACGGTGCGGATGACGCTGGCGCCGGCGCATGGCGAGACGCGGTGGGAAGGGACCAACGTGACCTACACGCCGTTGCCGGGGTATGTCGGGACGGACCGGTTCGGGTACCGGGCCAGCGACGGCATGGATGAGAGCGCGGAGGCGGTGGTGACGATCCGGGTGACGGACGAGAACACCCCACCGCGTGCGGTGTCGGAGGTGTTGACGGTGGGTCGCAACCGGACGACGTCCATCCAGTTGAAGGCGACGGACGCGGAGAACAATCCGTTGCGGTTCGAGGTGGTGGAATTCCCGACGTATGGCCGGATCGAGGGCACGCCGCCGGCGATCGAGTACGCGCCGCTGACGGGATTCCGGGGAGTGGACCGCCTGCAATTCACGGCGAGCGACTGGGAACAGACGAGCGAGGTGGCGACCGTTCATCTGCTGGTGCGGGATCCGAACACCCTTCCGGTGGTGACGAATCAGACCGTCCGGGTACGGAGGGACGAGGCGGTGAGCTTCCGGTTGGCGGCGACGGACGCGGACGGGCATCCGCTGGAGGCGGCCATTCTGAAGGGGCCGAGGTTCGGGCGGCTGTATGGATCGGGCATCGACTTCACTTACGGACCGCAGGCGGGTTATGAAGGGAGCGACAGCTTCACGTACCGGGTGTGGGACGGGTACGCGCTGAGTGCGGAGGCACGAGTCACGATGGTGGTCGAGGCGCCCCGGCCGGCCTGGGTGAGACTGGGGGGGGCAGCCCTGGAGGACGGGGAGTTGGAACTGCGGATCGAGGCGTCCCCGGGGGCACTGGTCCGGATTGAGACTTCGGAGGATCTGGAACGGTGGACGGTGCGGGTTGTCCTTCCGGTATCGGAAGGAAGTCTGCGTTGGCGGGATGGAGAAGGTGCCGGGGAGGCGATGCGATTCTACCGGGTGGGGGTGGAAGGGGCGGGTTTTGGGCCGTAA
- a CDS encoding VOC family protein — MRLAFKLLHTRYRVNDLARSVAFYRDVLGLEEVRRHKSPRGSELVFLKAPESDETVELCSFPDSGPVQVQPDLTHLAFQVDSLDAFARHLESHGIRYSDGPHMKPDGSGFAFIDAPEGYEIELIQRAPGPHSTY; from the coding sequence ATGCGTCTGGCCTTCAAACTCCTCCACACCCGCTACCGCGTGAATGACCTCGCCCGTTCCGTGGCCTTCTACCGCGACGTCCTCGGCCTCGAGGAGGTGCGCCGCCACAAATCCCCCCGCGGCTCCGAACTCGTCTTCCTGAAGGCTCCCGAAAGCGACGAAACCGTCGAACTCTGCTCGTTCCCCGACAGCGGCCCCGTCCAGGTTCAACCCGATCTCACCCACCTGGCGTTCCAGGTGGACAGCCTCGACGCCTTCGCCCGTCACCTCGAATCCCACGGCATCCGGTACTCCGACGGACCCCACATGAAACCCGACGGCAGTGGCTTCGCCTTCATCGACGCCCCCGAAGGCTACGAGATCGAACTGATCCAACGCGCGCCCGGCCCCCATTCGACCTACTGA
- a CDS encoding LysR family transcriptional regulator: MQIETLKVFCDLSETESFTKAAQINDITQSAVSQQIRSLENQFRSTLIERSKKKFRLTREGQILYEHSKQIIQTYDTLRAQLQELRDVVSGTLRVATIYSIGLYDLPPFLKRFLRTHRTVNVHVEYHRSNRVYEDVLSNVCDIGLVAYPVKESRLDIVPLWKDKLVLVCSPRHPLAARGSMPLSALRGERFISFEPDIPTRRAIDKAFRAEGVEVQHVMEVDNIETVKRAVEIELGVSIIPQSTVAQEVRNGTLAEVELSGGDCARPVAAIVKKSKVLSPAMKQFLAILREPKPGPDSLPERSEPSPAPSKSSSGSRSGSSKRAVATVTA, encoded by the coding sequence ATGCAAATCGAGACGCTCAAGGTCTTCTGCGACCTTTCGGAAACCGAGAGCTTCACCAAGGCCGCGCAGATCAACGACATCACCCAGTCCGCGGTGAGCCAGCAGATCCGCTCCCTCGAAAACCAGTTCCGTTCCACCCTGATCGAACGTTCCAAGAAGAAGTTCCGCCTCACCCGCGAAGGCCAGATCCTTTACGAGCACAGCAAGCAGATCATCCAGACCTACGACACCCTCCGCGCCCAGCTCCAGGAACTGCGCGATGTCGTCTCCGGCACCCTCCGCGTCGCCACCATCTACAGCATCGGCCTCTACGATCTGCCCCCCTTCCTCAAGCGCTTCCTCAGAACCCACCGCACCGTCAATGTCCACGTCGAGTACCACCGCTCCAATCGCGTGTACGAGGACGTCCTCAGCAACGTCTGCGACATCGGCCTCGTCGCCTACCCGGTGAAGGAAAGCCGCCTCGATATCGTGCCCCTCTGGAAGGACAAGCTGGTCCTCGTCTGCTCCCCCCGTCATCCCCTCGCCGCCCGCGGTTCCATGCCCCTCTCCGCCCTCCGCGGCGAACGCTTCATCAGCTTCGAACCCGACATCCCCACCCGCCGCGCCATCGACAAGGCCTTCCGCGCCGAAGGCGTCGAGGTCCAGCATGTGATGGAGGTGGACAACATCGAAACCGTGAAACGCGCCGTGGAAATCGAACTCGGCGTCTCCATCATCCCCCAGTCCACCGTGGCCCAGGAGGTCCGCAACGGAACGCTCGCCGAGGTCGAGTTATCCGGCGGGGACTGCGCCCGCCCCGTCGCCGCCATCGTCAAGAAGAGCAAGGTCCTCTCCCCCGCCATGAAACAGTTCCTCGCCATCCTGCGCGAACCCAAGCCGGGCCCCGACAGCCTCCCCGAACGCAGTGAACCCTCCCCAGCCCCTTCCAAATCCTCGTCCGGCTCCCGGTCCGGCTCGTCCAAACGCGCGGTGGCAACCGTGACCGCCTGA